One region of Natronobacterium texcoconense genomic DNA includes:
- a CDS encoding Gfo/Idh/MocA family protein, whose product MSNSDTTVRLGVVGLGFMGQTHATNAEEHGHEVVAGADIVPETREEFATAYDATTYEEFGVMYDAEDLDAIAVSTPNAFHESAVVGALERDYDVLCEKPLADDLESAERIAAAAADSDGFCMVNFHNRVSTATEVFKEYQREGHFGEITHVDANYVRRRGIPGVGSWFTNEELSGGGAVVDIGVHAIDFALYLMDYPAVEDVFAVTRTEFGDRDDYVDPGDWYDETDEAVFDVEDSATAMIRCEGDRTISLEVTWAANQAETQEFVARGTEAGAALELGGEDLTMFQSGKQGTDHTLDVTLTEGSIDHTGWSGSDKRFLDAVLDEQTPELNTVEQALAVQRVIDAIYRSARQGSSVPVEN is encoded by the coding sequence ATGAGTAATTCCGATACTACAGTTCGACTCGGCGTCGTCGGGCTCGGATTCATGGGGCAGACCCACGCGACGAACGCCGAAGAGCACGGCCACGAGGTCGTCGCGGGCGCAGACATCGTCCCCGAGACGCGCGAGGAGTTCGCGACGGCCTACGACGCAACGACCTACGAGGAGTTCGGGGTGATGTACGACGCCGAGGATCTCGACGCGATCGCCGTCTCGACGCCCAACGCGTTCCACGAATCGGCCGTCGTCGGCGCACTCGAGCGCGATTACGACGTGCTCTGTGAGAAACCGCTCGCGGACGACCTCGAGAGTGCCGAGCGGATCGCCGCGGCTGCGGCCGACTCCGACGGCTTCTGCATGGTCAACTTCCACAACCGCGTCTCGACGGCCACGGAGGTGTTCAAGGAGTACCAGCGCGAGGGCCACTTCGGCGAGATCACTCACGTCGACGCGAACTACGTCCGGCGACGGGGCATTCCCGGCGTCGGTTCGTGGTTCACCAACGAAGAGCTCTCCGGCGGCGGCGCAGTCGTCGACATCGGCGTCCACGCGATCGACTTCGCGCTCTACCTCATGGACTATCCGGCGGTCGAGGACGTCTTCGCCGTCACGCGAACCGAGTTCGGCGACCGCGACGACTACGTCGACCCCGGCGACTGGTACGACGAGACCGACGAGGCCGTCTTCGACGTCGAGGACTCGGCGACGGCGATGATCCGCTGTGAGGGCGACCGGACGATCTCGCTCGAGGTAACCTGGGCCGCAAACCAGGCCGAAACCCAGGAGTTCGTCGCTCGCGGCACCGAGGCCGGCGCAGCCCTCGAACTCGGCGGCGAGGACCTGACGATGTTCCAGAGCGGCAAGCAGGGTACCGACCACACGCTCGACGTTACGCTCACCGAGGGATCGATCGATCACACCGGCTGGTCGGGCAGCGACAAACGCTTCCTCGATGCCGTGCTCGACGAGCAGACACCGGAACTGAACACCGTCGAACAGGCGTTGGCGGTCCAGCGCGTGATCGACGCGATATATCGCTCTGCTCGCCAGGGAAGTTCAGTTCCGGTCGAAAACTAG
- a CDS encoding NADH-quinone oxidoreductase subunit D, which produces MPVQSTVEEAPAHDDFASALETLLEPYALDRDDHLNAPAFVIRPDEVQDVLAILREEAGLDHCACVTAQQYEDRFETIYHLRSYDDPTREVSVVVPTPTGDPTSQSAAPIYETANWHEREAYDLVGIEYEDHPDLRRILLPETWQGHPLGLEYDQEKPQIVTLSEHENPIAGDDADPESETLFLNLGPHHPATHGVMHVKAVLDGETVVDAEPDIGYMHRCEEQMCQQGTYRHQIMPYPDRWDWVSAGLLNEWAYARTAEELAGLEVPEYARLIRTMGAELSRMAAHLISLGTYALDVYGEFTATFQYAMRDRELVLDILEDLTGQRMMFNYFRLGGVAWDLPEPRDEFFEQTRDVLDSLPAKIDEYHDLLVTNEIFQARCVDTGVLEPEVARQYGCTGPVARGSGIDYDLRRDDPYGYYPHLEWDVVTQSDGDNYSRALVRMGELEESAKIVEQCLDLLEEWPEDEREVQANVPRTLKPDADAEIYRAVEGAKGELGIYIRSDGSETPARFKIRSPSFSNLSVLPVITRGEYVPDLIASIGSLDCIMGEVDR; this is translated from the coding sequence ATGCCCGTACAGTCGACAGTCGAGGAGGCCCCTGCCCACGACGACTTCGCGTCGGCACTCGAGACGTTGCTCGAGCCGTACGCTCTCGACCGCGACGATCACTTGAACGCGCCGGCGTTCGTGATCCGGCCCGACGAGGTCCAGGACGTACTCGCTATCCTCCGCGAGGAGGCCGGCCTCGACCACTGCGCCTGCGTCACGGCACAGCAGTACGAAGACCGGTTCGAGACGATCTATCACCTGCGGTCCTACGACGACCCAACTCGGGAGGTAAGCGTCGTCGTCCCGACGCCGACCGGCGACCCGACGAGCCAGTCGGCGGCGCCGATCTACGAGACGGCAAACTGGCACGAACGCGAGGCCTACGACCTCGTCGGTATCGAGTACGAGGATCACCCTGATCTCCGTCGAATCCTGCTTCCGGAGACGTGGCAGGGCCACCCGCTCGGCCTCGAGTACGACCAGGAGAAACCCCAGATCGTCACGCTCTCCGAGCACGAGAACCCGATCGCGGGTGACGACGCCGACCCCGAATCGGAGACGCTCTTTCTGAACCTCGGCCCGCATCACCCCGCAACCCACGGCGTCATGCACGTCAAGGCCGTTCTGGACGGCGAGACTGTCGTCGACGCCGAACCCGATATCGGTTACATGCACCGCTGTGAGGAGCAGATGTGCCAGCAGGGAACTTATCGCCACCAGATCATGCCCTATCCCGACCGGTGGGACTGGGTCTCCGCCGGCTTGCTCAACGAGTGGGCTTACGCCCGTACTGCCGAAGAATTGGCAGGCCTCGAGGTGCCCGAGTACGCCCGGCTGATTCGGACGATGGGTGCCGAACTTTCGCGGATGGCTGCCCACCTGATCTCGCTGGGAACCTACGCGCTCGACGTCTACGGCGAGTTCACCGCGACCTTCCAGTATGCAATGCGAGACCGCGAGCTCGTCCTCGATATTCTGGAGGACCTGACGGGTCAACGGATGATGTTCAACTACTTCCGACTCGGCGGTGTCGCCTGGGACCTACCCGAGCCCCGCGACGAGTTTTTCGAGCAGACGCGGGACGTCCTCGACTCGCTCCCCGCCAAGATCGACGAGTACCACGATCTGCTCGTTACGAACGAAATCTTCCAGGCTCGCTGCGTCGATACGGGCGTCCTCGAGCCCGAAGTCGCCAGACAGTACGGCTGTACGGGCCCCGTCGCCCGTGGCTCGGGAATCGACTACGACCTCCGGCGCGACGATCCGTACGGCTACTATCCACACCTCGAGTGGGACGTCGTCACCCAGTCCGACGGCGACAACTACTCGCGGGCACTCGTCCGAATGGGTGAACTCGAGGAGTCGGCCAAGATCGTCGAGCAATGTCTCGACCTGCTCGAGGAGTGGCCCGAGGACGAACGCGAGGTCCAGGCGAACGTCCCGCGGACGCTGAAACCCGACGCCGACGCGGAGATCTATCGTGCAGTCGAGGGAGCGAAGGGTGAACTCGGGATCTACATCCGGTCGGACGGCTCCGAGACGCCGGCTCGGTTCAAGATCCGCAGCCCCTCGTTTTCGAACCTCTCGGTGTTACCCGTGATTACCCGCGGCGAGTACGTTCCCGACCTGATCGCGTCGATCGGGAGCCTCGACTGTATTATGGGTGAGGTCGATCGTTAA
- a CDS encoding helix-turn-helix domain-containing protein has protein sequence MKSVRLTLQHGPETVHPMHRFVAEHDAFSRYRMVNWNHANDHNALIFHVVGDREAYERQLAELDDPITADVTAGEADTAREEGEPFYVYVREEPGELGEQLVAAFSRGSLVPIPPLEYRMDWSVRFGLVGEPADIRAALETVPAEIETTVERVGDYRGGGSALERLTERQRKALRTARTLGYFAVPREASIEDVADELGCAPGTASEHLRKAQRNVMERLEL, from the coding sequence ATGAAGTCCGTCCGGTTGACGCTCCAGCACGGCCCCGAAACCGTCCACCCGATGCACCGGTTCGTCGCCGAACACGACGCCTTCAGCCGATATCGGATGGTCAACTGGAACCACGCGAACGACCACAACGCGCTCATCTTTCACGTGGTCGGCGACCGCGAGGCCTACGAGCGGCAACTGGCGGAACTCGACGATCCAATCACGGCTGACGTAACCGCCGGTGAGGCGGACACCGCTCGAGAGGAGGGCGAACCGTTCTACGTCTACGTCCGCGAAGAGCCGGGCGAACTGGGCGAACAACTGGTCGCGGCCTTCTCCCGGGGGAGCCTGGTCCCGATTCCGCCGCTCGAGTATCGAATGGACTGGTCCGTGCGGTTCGGACTCGTCGGCGAACCAGCCGACATTCGGGCTGCACTCGAGACGGTGCCTGCCGAGATAGAGACGACGGTCGAACGCGTCGGCGACTACCGCGGCGGTGGGTCCGCGCTCGAGCGCCTGACCGAGCGCCAGCGAAAGGCGCTACGAACTGCGCGAACGCTCGGCTACTTCGCGGTGCCCCGGGAGGCGTCTATCGAAGACGTCGCCGACGAACTGGGCTGTGCACCGGGGACCGCGAGCGAACACCTGCGGAAAGCCCAGCGGAACGTGATGGAACGGCTCGAGCTCTGA
- a CDS encoding zinc-dependent alcohol dehydrogenase, translating into MEALTWQGEQDVRVNEVPRPEIVEPTDAILEITATAICGSDLHLYNGYMPAMEEGDVIGHEPMGEVIEVGSEVERLEVGDRVVVPFTISCGSCWFCEEDMYSLCDESNPNAEMAREEMGHSPAGLFGFSHMLGGFDGGQAEYLRVPYADVGPVKIDSGLSDEEVLFLSDIFPTGYMAAENADIEDGDTVAVWGCGPVGQFAIQSAWMLGADRVIAIDRIPERLDMASYHGDADIVNYENDDVYDRLMDMTRGRGPDRCIDAVGTEAHGTGLTGVTDRVKQGAKLQDDRPYVLREAIQCCRKGGTLSVPGVYLGRANVPFGALMNKAITVKTGQTHVQRYLDPLLEKIEDGEIDPSFVVTHEGSLSDAPDLYEKFNEKEDGCIKAVLTP; encoded by the coding sequence ATGGAAGCACTCACCTGGCAGGGCGAACAGGACGTCCGGGTCAACGAGGTTCCACGGCCCGAGATCGTCGAACCGACGGACGCCATACTCGAGATCACGGCGACCGCTATCTGTGGCTCCGATCTCCACCTCTACAACGGCTACATGCCCGCAATGGAGGAGGGAGACGTCATCGGCCACGAACCGATGGGCGAGGTGATCGAGGTGGGAAGCGAGGTCGAGCGACTCGAGGTCGGCGACCGCGTCGTCGTTCCGTTCACGATTAGCTGTGGGTCGTGCTGGTTCTGCGAGGAAGACATGTACTCACTCTGTGACGAGTCGAATCCGAACGCGGAGATGGCCCGGGAGGAGATGGGCCACTCCCCCGCCGGACTGTTCGGCTTCTCGCACATGCTGGGCGGGTTCGACGGCGGCCAGGCGGAGTACCTTCGGGTTCCCTACGCCGACGTTGGGCCGGTCAAGATCGACTCCGGGCTCTCGGACGAAGAGGTGCTCTTTCTCTCCGACATCTTCCCGACGGGGTACATGGCCGCCGAGAACGCGGATATCGAAGACGGCGATACGGTCGCCGTCTGGGGCTGTGGTCCCGTCGGCCAGTTCGCCATCCAGAGCGCCTGGATGCTCGGCGCCGACCGGGTGATCGCGATCGACCGTATCCCGGAGCGACTGGACATGGCCAGCTACCACGGCGATGCAGACATCGTCAACTACGAGAACGACGACGTCTACGATCGGCTGATGGATATGACCCGCGGCCGCGGTCCTGACCGCTGTATCGACGCCGTCGGAACGGAAGCACACGGCACGGGACTCACCGGCGTCACGGACCGCGTCAAACAGGGCGCGAAACTGCAGGACGACCGGCCGTACGTCCTCCGGGAGGCGATCCAGTGCTGTCGGAAAGGTGGGACGCTGTCGGTCCCCGGCGTCTACCTCGGCCGTGCGAACGTCCCGTTCGGCGCACTGATGAACAAAGCCATCACCGTCAAAACCGGCCAGACTCACGTCCAGCGCTACCTCGATCCCCTGCTCGAGAAGATCGAAGACGGCGAGATCGACCCCTCGTTCGTCGTCACCCACGAGGGATCGCTCTCGGACGCACCCGACCTGTACGAGAAGTTCAACGAGAAGGAAGATGGCTGTATCAAGGCCGTACTGACCCCCTGA
- the rdgB gene encoding RdgB/HAM1 family non-canonical purine NTP pyrophosphatase has translation MLVRFVTGNEGKAREAQEYLDGITAVNRVEYDYTEIQSDSLTEIATRGARESFEELSGTEPVLVGDTGLFVDALGGFPGPYSAYVEDTVGVERLWRLASEEDDHRARFRTVLGYADADRTETFEGELVGTLVPPRGDGGFGYDPIFEYNGQTLAEMDVEEKNAISHRGRALAKFADWYADCE, from the coding sequence ATGCTCGTTCGGTTCGTCACTGGAAACGAAGGCAAAGCCCGCGAAGCCCAGGAGTACCTGGACGGCATCACCGCCGTCAACCGGGTCGAGTACGACTACACCGAGATTCAAAGCGACTCGCTGACCGAAATCGCGACTCGAGGCGCACGCGAGTCTTTCGAGGAACTCTCCGGCACCGAACCGGTGCTCGTAGGTGATACGGGGCTGTTCGTCGACGCGCTCGGTGGCTTTCCCGGCCCGTACTCGGCGTACGTCGAGGACACCGTCGGCGTCGAACGGCTCTGGCGACTCGCGAGCGAGGAGGACGACCACAGGGCGCGCTTCCGGACCGTGCTCGGCTACGCGGACGCCGACAGGACCGAGACCTTCGAGGGGGAACTCGTCGGCACGCTCGTCCCACCACGCGGCGATGGCGGGTTCGGCTACGATCCGATCTTCGAGTACAACGGCCAGACGCTGGCCGAGATGGACGTCGAGGAGAAAAACGCGATTTCGCATCGCGGCCGTGCGCTGGCGAAGTTCGCGGACTGGTACGCGGACTGCGAATAG
- a CDS encoding class I SAM-dependent methyltransferase, translating into MSEEKYSDTIDWDEYWDGADEEVREDTGPSAILALEPCVEFIETMLPDGPDAYADVGCGPGDLAFEVSTHYPDATVVGYDSAVAVLEENRERAREVDSDVTFEQAVLPEFDPDRQFDIVSCLFTLGYVADIERALETLYEAVKPGGYLIVHYYNRFAQAHYSSIAESPDEYLDEDSAWNPETFADRFELVVEGENLLSYERIHDVLGTWPQSLFSVADDAEPYPAHRYEPLVYVPK; encoded by the coding sequence ATGTCAGAAGAAAAATACAGCGACACGATCGACTGGGACGAGTACTGGGACGGGGCCGACGAGGAGGTACGCGAGGACACGGGCCCGAGCGCGATTCTTGCACTGGAGCCGTGCGTCGAATTCATCGAGACGATGTTGCCAGACGGACCGGACGCGTACGCTGACGTCGGCTGTGGTCCTGGCGACCTCGCGTTCGAGGTTTCCACCCACTACCCCGACGCGACCGTCGTCGGATACGACTCTGCCGTGGCCGTCCTCGAAGAAAACCGCGAACGTGCACGTGAGGTCGATTCGGACGTCACCTTCGAGCAGGCGGTCCTCCCGGAGTTCGATCCCGACCGCCAGTTCGACATCGTCTCCTGTCTGTTCACGCTCGGCTACGTCGCGGACATCGAGCGCGCTCTCGAGACCCTTTACGAGGCGGTGAAACCCGGCGGCTACCTGATCGTCCACTACTATAATCGCTTCGCGCAGGCTCACTACAGTTCTATCGCGGAGTCACCCGACGAGTATCTCGACGAGGATTCGGCGTGGAACCCCGAAACGTTCGCCGACCGCTTCGAACTCGTCGTCGAGGGCGAGAACCTGCTGTCGTACGAGCGCATCCACGATGTATTGGGGACCTGGCCACAGAGCCTTTTCTCAGTGGCTGACGACGCTGAACCGTACCCCGCACATCGGTACGAGCCGCTCGTTTACGTTCCGAAGTAG
- a CDS encoding RNA-guided endonuclease InsQ/TnpB family protein: MAIEVTRTYVGSIQNHRQVCDGLGSLGDSASKIWNVARWTADRIWDETGEIPDEGVLKSYMKNQSCWKDLNAQSSQKVIEELSDAFQSWFDLRHKFDEANPPGYRKHSDTRPKSTVTFKADGFKHDPENNRVRLSKGSNLKEYWSDFILCEYQTRPDVDLTEVNKVQNVRAVWNGEKWELHFVCKVELETNDSAGDCVAGIDLGITNIATVAFPDEYVLYPGNSLKQDKHYFTRAEYDTEGENGPSEKSMWARRKLTERETHFYHTLTDTIITECVERGVGTLAVSWPEDVRETDWGKTGNKKLHTWAFDRIYQYLEYKGEIRGVEVLKENEWDTSKTCSACGDDTKSNRVERGLYVCSSCELVANADCNGAENMRQKITPSPHGEDRSNGCVAQPSVHLFDRESGTFNTREQAVS; encoded by the coding sequence ATGGCGATTGAGGTCACGCGCACCTACGTTGGTTCCATCCAGAACCACCGGCAGGTCTGCGATGGCCTTGGCTCGCTCGGAGACTCCGCCTCGAAGATCTGGAATGTCGCACGATGGACAGCCGACCGCATCTGGGATGAGACCGGTGAAATCCCAGACGAGGGTGTGCTGAAATCGTACATGAAGAACCAGTCGTGCTGGAAAGACTTGAACGCACAATCCAGTCAGAAAGTCATTGAAGAACTTTCTGACGCTTTCCAGTCGTGGTTCGACCTGCGACACAAGTTTGACGAGGCGAATCCACCTGGCTACCGCAAACACAGCGACACACGACCCAAGAGTACGGTCACGTTCAAGGCAGACGGGTTCAAACACGATCCAGAGAACAACCGCGTCCGACTCAGCAAAGGGTCGAACCTCAAGGAGTACTGGTCAGACTTCATCCTCTGCGAGTACCAGACACGCCCGGACGTTGACCTCACAGAAGTCAACAAGGTACAAAACGTTCGCGCTGTCTGGAACGGCGAAAAGTGGGAACTACACTTCGTCTGCAAAGTCGAACTCGAAACCAACGACTCCGCAGGCGACTGTGTTGCTGGAATCGACCTTGGGATCACAAACATCGCCACGGTCGCATTCCCCGACGAATACGTCCTGTACCCCGGTAACTCGCTCAAGCAGGACAAGCACTACTTCACGCGAGCAGAGTACGACACCGAGGGTGAGAACGGCCCGTCAGAGAAGTCGATGTGGGCACGCAGGAAACTCACAGAGCGTGAAACCCACTTCTACCACACACTCACGGACACAATTATCACCGAGTGCGTCGAGCGCGGTGTTGGAACGCTCGCAGTGAGCTGGCCCGAAGACGTGCGAGAGACCGACTGGGGCAAGACAGGCAACAAGAAACTCCACACGTGGGCGTTCGACCGCATCTACCAGTATCTCGAATACAAAGGCGAGATACGTGGTGTCGAGGTGTTGAAAGAGAACGAGTGGGACACGTCGAAAACGTGTTCGGCGTGTGGTGACGATACGAAGTCAAACCGTGTCGAACGCGGTCTGTACGTCTGCTCGTCGTGTGAGTTGGTAGCCAACGCGGATTGTAACGGGGCGGAGAACATGCGACAGAAGATAACCCCGAGTCCTCACGGTGAGGATAGGAGTAACGGCTGTGTGGCACAGCCATCGGTACACCTGTTCGACCGCGAGAGCGGGACGTTCAACACGAGAGAACAGGCCGTATCGTAG
- a CDS encoding DUF7384 family protein, translated as MTDRDPDRPNPARVVADADVLTADVLIGGDAREALDHVRRHTWVDLVASDHLLERTERIVADLADEDLAADHRERLEAERVAVDHPEDDHPALASAYRGNAAHLLSYDEQLGSAKAGLSMQQHVSVSVRPPDAFATLFDPESLYAAVEGGEYPGPDLDPRARRTGDKIE; from the coding sequence ATGACTGACCGCGACCCCGACCGGCCGAACCCCGCTCGTGTCGTCGCCGACGCCGACGTCCTCACCGCAGACGTCCTGATCGGCGGCGACGCCCGCGAGGCGCTCGACCACGTCCGCCGCCACACCTGGGTCGACCTCGTCGCGAGCGACCACCTCCTCGAGCGAACCGAACGTATCGTCGCGGACCTCGCCGACGAGGACCTCGCGGCGGATCATCGCGAGCGACTCGAGGCCGAACGCGTCGCGGTCGACCACCCCGAGGACGACCACCCGGCGCTGGCCTCGGCCTACCGCGGGAACGCGGCTCACCTGCTCTCCTACGACGAGCAACTGGGGTCAGCGAAAGCCGGGCTCTCGATGCAACAGCACGTCTCGGTCAGCGTCCGGCCGCCGGACGCGTTCGCGACCCTCTTCGACCCCGAGAGCCTCTACGCTGCAGTCGAGGGTGGCGAGTACCCGGGACCGGATCTGGACCCTCGAGCGCGACGGACCGGAGACAAAATCGAGTGA
- a CDS encoding bacteriophage holin encodes MSTVDKRALGLSAGILWAAAVALLELFAGTKYGERWRLLLEDIYPGYSRSPGDLVWGTVLGFADAFAFGYLFGWLYNRLARNPDATRQEEGRVFSERVTNLYR; translated from the coding sequence ATGTCGACCGTCGACAAACGCGCGCTCGGCCTCTCGGCCGGCATCCTCTGGGCGGCCGCGGTCGCACTGCTCGAGTTGTTCGCGGGAACGAAGTACGGAGAACGGTGGCGACTACTGCTCGAGGACATCTACCCCGGCTACAGCCGCTCTCCCGGCGACCTCGTCTGGGGGACGGTACTGGGGTTCGCGGATGCGTTCGCGTTCGGATACCTCTTCGGGTGGCTGTACAATCGGCTGGCGCGCAACCCCGACGCCACGAGGCAAGAGGAGGGACGAGTCTTTTCAGAGCGCGTTACCAACCTCTACCGATGA
- a CDS encoding putative sulfate/molybdate transporter, whose amino-acid sequence MAHSFRTKGESELEFSTDELTGALGDSVTVLPLLVALAATTSVSLPHVLVGFGVFQIVWGLYYGMPLSVEPMKALVGLAIVGSLSYPELAAAGLLAGGVLLAVGQFGLVGRLQRIVGEPVVRGVQFAVALLLLEAAVGLSVDAPLVAVGGVAVVAAFALVGYRQSSVLVVLALGGIAAVATAGIPTPTVPELAAFPAGTPAFTIDALEGTVAQLGMTIGNAAIATALLCGDLYDRDVSADSLSKSMGVTCLAAVPIGGVPMCHGSGGLAGKYAFGARTAGANVLLGVGYLALALVAAGALLAAFPLALLGVLLVVVAIELGRAAFEPISDWRALAVVVGVGVLGLAVNVGVAFVVGTVAFWLLARAD is encoded by the coding sequence ATGGCGCACTCGTTCCGTACTAAGGGAGAGTCCGAACTCGAGTTCTCTACCGACGAACTTACGGGTGCGCTAGGAGATTCAGTTACAGTTCTCCCGTTGCTGGTGGCGCTTGCAGCGACGACGAGCGTCTCGTTGCCCCACGTACTGGTCGGCTTCGGCGTTTTCCAGATCGTCTGGGGACTCTACTACGGGATGCCGCTCTCGGTCGAGCCGATGAAGGCGCTGGTCGGACTGGCCATCGTCGGCTCCCTCTCGTATCCCGAGCTGGCCGCAGCCGGCTTGCTCGCCGGCGGCGTCTTGCTGGCGGTCGGTCAGTTCGGACTCGTGGGCCGCCTCCAGCGGATCGTCGGCGAACCCGTCGTTCGCGGCGTCCAGTTCGCCGTTGCCCTGCTGTTGCTCGAGGCGGCAGTCGGACTCTCCGTCGACGCACCACTGGTCGCCGTCGGTGGGGTCGCCGTCGTCGCCGCGTTCGCGCTGGTCGGTTACCGCCAGTCGAGCGTCTTGGTCGTCCTCGCGCTCGGTGGAATCGCTGCCGTCGCGACGGCAGGCATCCCTACACCCACTGTCCCCGAACTCGCCGCGTTCCCCGCGGGAACGCCAGCGTTCACGATAGACGCGCTCGAGGGAACTGTCGCGCAACTCGGGATGACGATCGGAAACGCAGCCATCGCGACGGCCCTGCTGTGTGGCGATCTCTACGACCGAGACGTCTCGGCGGACTCGCTGTCGAAGAGCATGGGTGTAACCTGTCTCGCGGCGGTCCCTATCGGCGGCGTTCCGATGTGTCACGGCAGCGGTGGCCTCGCCGGAAAGTACGCCTTCGGTGCGCGAACTGCCGGCGCGAACGTCCTGCTGGGGGTCGGCTACCTCGCGCTCGCGCTGGTCGCCGCCGGTGCTCTGCTGGCCGCGTTCCCCCTGGCTCTGCTCGGGGTCTTGCTCGTCGTCGTCGCCATCGAACTCGGACGTGCAGCGTTCGAACCCATCAGCGACTGGCGGGCACTCGCAGTCGTCGTCGGAGTCGGCGTCCTCGGACTGGCGGTCAACGTCGGCGTCGCGTTCGTCGTCGGCACGGTCGCGTTCTGGCTGCTCGCTCGAGCGGACTGA
- a CDS encoding AIR synthase family protein, whose product MSELGKIDRTFFDRHVAPNLGAKRDDVPVGPQHGVDFGVIDVDGSALVTATDPISILPPLGFERAARFALDLILADVAVSGIAPTHLSVCFTLPEEMTDEAFATVWETIHEECADLGVAVATGHTARYSDPSYPWVGAATAMGVGNHDEIVRPDGANVGDRLLLTTGPAVESVGLLSTLYGDHLELPDDVVADAQQRLDEVHCVRDALTAAAAGPVTAMHDVTEGGLAGALNEMADGADVRFEIDREAVPLRPGVEAVCETLEMDPWASTSCGSLVIAVDPDGVDDVRSALEDRDTVVAEIGRVESGDGVVVDGERLEHPNVDPSWAAYAELASRASTE is encoded by the coding sequence GTGAGCGAACTCGGCAAAATCGATCGGACGTTCTTCGATCGGCACGTCGCACCCAACCTGGGTGCAAAACGCGACGACGTCCCCGTCGGCCCCCAGCACGGCGTCGACTTCGGCGTGATCGACGTCGACGGCTCCGCACTGGTTACCGCGACCGATCCGATCTCGATCCTCCCGCCGCTGGGGTTCGAGCGAGCAGCACGCTTCGCGCTCGATCTGATCCTCGCGGACGTCGCGGTCAGCGGCATCGCACCCACGCACCTCTCGGTCTGCTTTACCCTGCCAGAGGAAATGACTGACGAGGCGTTCGCGACCGTCTGGGAGACGATCCACGAAGAGTGTGCGGACCTCGGCGTCGCCGTCGCAACCGGACACACCGCCCGCTACTCCGATCCCTCCTACCCCTGGGTCGGCGCGGCGACCGCGATGGGCGTCGGTAACCACGACGAGATCGTCCGTCCGGACGGTGCGAACGTCGGCGACCGGCTCCTGTTGACAACCGGCCCCGCCGTCGAATCCGTCGGCCTGCTCAGCACGCTCTACGGCGACCACCTCGAGCTTCCCGACGACGTCGTCGCCGACGCCCAACAGCGCCTCGATGAGGTCCACTGCGTCCGGGACGCGCTGACGGCCGCGGCCGCAGGCCCCGTGACGGCGATGCACGACGTGACCGAAGGCGGACTCGCCGGCGCGCTGAACGAGATGGCCGACGGCGCGGACGTCCGGTTCGAAATCGACCGCGAAGCGGTTCCGCTGCGTCCCGGCGTCGAAGCAGTCTGTGAGACACTCGAGATGGATCCCTGGGCCTCGACGAGCTGTGGCTCGCTGGTGATCGCCGTCGACCCAGACGGCGTCGACGACGTACGGAGCGCACTCGAGGACCGCGACACCGTCGTCGCGGAGATCGGACGCGTCGAATCCGGGGACGGTGTCGTCGTCGATGGGGAGCGACTCGAGCATCCGAACGTGGATCCGTCGTGGGCAGCCTACGCGGAACTCGCGTCTCGAGCGTCCACGGAGTGA